The Chaetodon auriga isolate fChaAug3 chromosome 2, fChaAug3.hap1, whole genome shotgun sequence genome segment tcttCGATATACAACAGCAGCAATTCGAAACAAACCACTTAATGCATTTTTACCTTAGTCAGGTTCTCTGATATTATTTGTATGGGTTTTCCAGGTGATTGGATTCGTGTACGGTCTGATCATTGAACAGTTCGGGTGGACAGTGTACATAGTCTTGGCTGGTTTTGCCGTGTCCTGTGTGgtaagttttgttttgttttgttgtgctcCGTTTGCTATTTTTGTGGGAAGTAATAATATATAGATAGGTTGTGCAGCCAATATAGGTTTCTATAATTGTACACTTAAAATTACATATTGTTGGCTGTCTTGTGGTGGTATAGTTTGTAAAAAAGTTCTTGGGGGGAAAATAAACAGCCAACATAATATCATTTCTTATGTTCCTGTGCTTGATTTCAGTTGACCCTGCCTCCATGGCCTATGTTCAGACGGAATCCTCTGTCCTGGCAGCCAGTCATACCAGAGACCAGCGGGGAGCCCAGCCAAAAACCTCAGGAAAGcctcaagaagaagaagcacaaataactgaaaatgaTCGCTGCCCAGTTGTTAATACATCCTTTTATATCGgaaattattttgaattttgtctcacagttcacatttgaagcatttgggaaaaaaatgttgttaCAGTGTTTATCAGTCAACAATGAAATACTTCTGTGTCCAAATAATAAACATCTGATACTGTCTATGTTTTGTCAATGGgatgtttcatttgtctttaGAATATTTTTCCTCTGCGGGACTAACTGAGTATGTTACAGTGCACAAAGATGTAtctccattttttaaaaatagtgcttttctgtatttttgctgctgtcatttgtctgtttcttaTCAATATGGAAAATAAGGCGTAAACAAAAAATTATATTCAGGATTTATTGGAAATAATTCAAATGTTAATATCAACAATGCATCTACATTACATGATTTCGTGTTTTAGAAAATACAACAGCAGAAGTGCGAGCTAGTGTCCACATGAGTACAGCATAGATAAAACAGCTGTTGACATTCTGTCCTGCattataaataaacaaatgagtATCCACTATAGAAAGTAAAAGACGAGTGCTTCAACATCTTTGCATAGGCATCCTGAAAATTACAGGAATATTACAAATCCAAAGAAAACTTTACACAGTAATTTACATGAGACTTCTTGCACGAGGGCAGCTGTACTGTGGCAATTCCATGATGTGATCATGAAGCATAGGTGATAATTTTGCATGCCAGCACAAGAGTGGAAGTGTGGCAGTGCCACACAAGCAAGGTGGTCTGTTTCAAATTTCTCCCAAAGTTTCCTGTTATACAAGACCTATCAAGACACTTGCCTGAATGCATTCTCAAAAGTGGTATCACAGAAATGCAAATATGTGTTCTCCCTTATATACAATGTTCTCTCTAAACCCTGAGGGCAATATCCTCAAAGAATTTCAGCTGCCTCACCATCACAGCATAAGCTTGGTACTTCTCATCCCCCATCTGGTCACGAAGgcacagctgcagtgagagaaaaggatgCCAACTGTGATCATTAGGAAACCAGGGACAGATCAATTAACTCTGAGTCTGACACAAACATTTCTATTAAACTCTGGAGACAAATTGATTTCACTGCGCACACACAAGTTCATCTATTCCAAAGGTGTGATGAAAAGTCAGTCTAATTCaaatctctgtgtctgtgtcagaaTGCAAACAAAGAAATTATTCAGTCAATACATTGATCTCATTGACCAATTCATTAGAAAGTCATTGGATGTGACTTGTACACCAGGCTTACAGTACATGTTTGTGACCCCCTTTACCCTTCCTGCTGTAAAGGTGCAC includes the following:
- the spcs1 gene encoding signal peptidase complex subunit 1; translation: MLSVFKTIPTHMDYKGQKLAEQIFQGIILISAVIGFVYGLIIEQFGWTVYIVLAGFAVSCVLTLPPWPMFRRNPLSWQPVIPETSGEPSQKPQESLKKKKHK